The DNA segment CTCCCCGCCGCGGACACCTTTCCCGCTCTGTTTTTCCCCCCCCCGCCCCCCCGACCCCCCGGGGGTGTTTTAGGGCGGGGGGGGGGTGACTAAACTTGAAATAACCCGCGGGGGGGGGGGGGGGCCCCCCCGCTTGGGGGCCTTTTTATGTACATGTTCACCCCCCGACCCCCGCAGGATTCAGGATTCAGGATTCAGGTTGGGTTTCGCGCGAGCAAACATTCGTCCATGATCGTCGCTTCGCGCCAACACAACACTCGTCATTCTGAGCCCGGCGCAGCGCGGGCGAAGAATCCGGGCGGGGGAACGAGAAGAGTGAAGAGTGAAAGAAGAGACGCTCGTCCTAAATGAACAGTGCGGTCGGCCTCACATCGCTGCATCCTGGATCCTGGATCCTGAATCCTGAATCCTGATCCCTAACCCCTAATCCCTAACCCCTTCCCCTATACAACACCGCCAGCTCCTGCGGGTCCGCACCGAGATGCCACGCAGTGATGATCCTCCAGTTGATGAACGCCGTACCGAGAACTCCCTTTTCGAGAAACCTCCGTCCTGAGGTGAGGACCCTCGCATCGAGGACCTTCGTTCTGCCCCGTTTCTTCATCCGGAGGGCGAGCTCGTAGTCCTCCATGATCGGGATTTCCCGGAATCGCCCGACCTCCTCGAACACGTCACGCCGAATGAACTGCGCCTGGTCTCCCCAGGGACACTTCGTGAGCGATGTCCGGAGGTTGATCATCGCCGCGGCGATCGAGAGGCGCGCCGAGCGTTCGACGAATCCGATGCGGAAGCCGCCGAACTCGACCCCCTCCTCCATCGCCTCGCCGATTGCAGCACCGGCGTCGCGAGGAAGCGTCGTGTCCGCGTGCACGAACGCGAGGACGTCCCCCTCGGCTCTGGCCGCTCCTTCGTTGAGCTGCCGGCCTCTCGGGCCCGGAACGCTGACGACGATCGCACCTCTCTCCCGGGCCACCGACACGGTCGCGTCGGAGCTCCCTCCATCGGAAACGATGACCTCCGACGCACCGGCCTCGATCGCGGAGCTGACGGCAACGCCGATTCGATTTTCCTCGTTCAGCGCGGGGATCACGATCGAGAGCCTGCCGGACATTTCGGGCGATGGTAACATCGGCGCGATGCGCTGCTACGTCCTCACAGGGGGCGAATCGAGAAGAATGGGGACGCCGAAACAGCACCTCATGCTCGACGGACGGTCGTTCCTCCGGCGCACGGTCGACGCGGCACGCGAAGCATTCGACGAGGTCGTCATCGTC comes from the Acidobacteriota bacterium genome and includes:
- a CDS encoding TIGR04283 family arsenosugar biosynthesis glycosyltransferase, producing MSGRLSIVIPALNEENRIGVAVSSAIEAGASEVIVSDGGSSDATVSVARERGAIVVSVPGPRGRQLNEGAARAEGDVLAFVHADTTLPRDAGAAIGEAMEEGVEFGGFRIGFVERSARLSIAAAMINLRTSLTKCPWGDQAQFIRRDVFEEVGRFREIPIMEDYELALRMKKRGRTKVLDARVLTSGRRFLEKGVLGTAFINWRIITAWHLGADPQELAVLYRGRG